The Procambarus clarkii isolate CNS0578487 chromosome 76, FALCON_Pclarkii_2.0, whole genome shotgun sequence genome includes a window with the following:
- the LOC138357136 gene encoding piggyBac transposable element-derived protein 4-like yields MDSDHEQGPSRKKIAKESRDKEKLSSVQEKYKRERLTPTLFQAVFDDLSGSSSEETDIGTDTDESSEHLETETADEDLGSDESEESEVETATRARRGTGARARARHTTRTPVPTDSDEGWCSDNTAPFVDNFTGTPGLTVPVPTTVLGFIQLFLTQKLLKYIAYETNLYASRSRARTGQKTKNRWEPVTVKEIARYLGLTILMGICPLQRLRMYWQTGRFWYLLCFNTFMTGKRFEMSARYFHVYNNKSIPQGQGVDKLIKVRSLMQYLLNRFKTIYIPNKNLSLNEGTMPWRGRLSFKTYNPNKPDKYGIKLCMLAEANSSYIYDFEIYSGVGKTIMISIIFSPKLSYNDGIQAD; encoded by the coding sequence atggatagtgatcatgaacaaggcccttccaggaagaaaattgcgaaagaaagtcgTGATAAGGAGAAGCTAAGTAGTGTGCAGGAGAAGTACAAGCGAGAGAGACTAACTCCCACCTTGTTTCAGGCTGTATTTGACGACTTGTCTGGGTCATCTAGTGAGGAAACTGATATCGGTACTGATACTGATGAAAGTAGTGAACATTTAGAAACAGAGACGGCCGATGAAGATTTGGGTAGTGATGAAAGTGAGGAGTCTGAGGTTGAGACTGCCACTCGTGCACGGCGCGGTACTGGAGCTCGTGCCAGAGCCAGACATACCACACGTACCCCAGTACCAACAGATTCTGATGAAGGGTGGTGTAGTGACAATACTGCACCCTTTGTGGACAATTTTACAGgtacaccaggcttgactgttccTGTACCTACCACTGTTCTTGGTTTTATTCAACTCTTTCTGACTCAAAAATTGTTGAAATATATTGCCTATGAAACTAATTTGTATGCTTCCCGAAGTAGGGCACGTACTGGGCAAAAGACAAAGAACAGATGGGAACCAGTGACAGTGAAAGAAATTGCCAGATATTTGGGGCTGACGATCTTGATGGGTATATGCCCGTTGCAAAGACTTAGAATGTATTGGCAAACAGGCAGATTCTGGTACTTACTTTGTTTCAACACCTTTATGACTGGTAAACGATTTGAAATGAGTGCTAGATATTttcatgtttataacaataagtcCATACCACAAGGCCAAGGAGTTGACAAACTTATCAAAGTTCGCTCACTTATGCAATATCTCCTAAATAGATTCAAAACAATATACATTCCCAATAAAAATTTGAGTTTGAATGAAGGGACAATGCCATGGCGTGGCCGTCTATCTTTCAAGACCTATAATCCCAATAAACCAGATAAATATGGAATAAAGCTCTGCATGCTAGCTGAAGCCAACAGTAGCTACATTTATGATTTTGAAATTTATTCTGGAGTTGGGAAAACGATTATGATTTCAATAATATTTTCTCCTAAATTATCTTATAATGACGGTATACAAGCTGATTAA